In one Hoplias malabaricus isolate fHopMal1 chromosome X1, fHopMal1.hap1, whole genome shotgun sequence genomic region, the following are encoded:
- the LOC136675701 gene encoding uncharacterized protein, with protein MGDHNVGRIVAIALSVLVYIVTLAVNALAGAGKGLFLHSTGNVSALYETEITPAGWTFSIWGFLYTWLLLMNVYILTWLCRRTSTGWMYCSPSVLPYGFFIFWVINMVLNSTWLVLWDRELMVPALIVLALIAFTNYLMIFFSCVGLRDYGLWLKQNHPADLWCIRVLVQNGIAAYATWTTIATLLNFAVVLNISSVSLTNAATTSLSLLLLEVIVWFAVENFVLEKHVRYILTIYVVIIYALVGSLSRHYDAAAPGRNAVFTAVLLALACVLFMVRLLLMMWRQRTQPLFLDRAPVNTMDK; from the exons ATGGGAGACCATAACGTCGGTCGTATTGTAGCCATTGCTCTGTCTGTGCTGGTTTATATCGTGACTTTGGCCGTCAATGCTCTGGCTGGCGCTGGTAAAG GTctgtttttgcacagtactggcAACGTATCAGCACTGTATGAGACAGAGATCACCCCTGCTGGATGGACCTTCTCTATTTGGGGATTCCTCTACACTTGGCTTCTCCTCATGAACGTTTATATTCTCACCTGGCTCTGTAGACG GACTTCAACTGGATGGATGTACTGTAGTCCCTCAGTTCTTCCATATGGGTTTTTCATCTTCTGGGTGATTAACATGGTTCTGAACAGCACTTGGCTTGTCCTGTGGGACCGAGA GCTAATGGTCCCAGCACTAATAGTGCTTGCTCTGATTGCCTTCACTAACTACCTCATGATTTTCTTCTCCTGTGTTGGCCTGAGAGATTATGGACTCTGGCTCAAACAGAACCACCCCGCTGACCTGTGGTGCATCCGTGTGCTG gttcAGAATGGCATTGCTGCCTATGCCACATGGACAACAATAGCCACACTCCTGAACTTCGCCGTCGTGCTGAACATCTCATCAGTGTCACTAACAAATGCTGCCACCACCTCTCTGAGCCTTCTGCTTCTGGAAGTGATTGTGTG GTTTGCGGTTGAAAACTTTGTGCTGGAGAAGCATGTACGCTACATTCTCACCATCTACGTGGTCATCATCTACGCTCTCGTGGGGAGCTTGAGCCGACACTATGATGCAGCAGCTCCTGGCAGGAATGCAGTCTTTACAG CTGTCCTCCTGGCATTGGCCTGTGTTTTGTTCATGGTTCGATTGTTACTCATGATGTGGAGACAGCGAACTCAGCCTCTGTTCCTGGACAGGGCCCCTGTAAACACCATGGACAAGTAG